Proteins from a genomic interval of Oceanispirochaeta crateris:
- a CDS encoding metal-dependent transcriptional regulator, producing the protein MEKKVKLTPSLEDYLEAILQLEEKNRVARVKDIAEKLSVQMPSVTGALKNLKSKGLIEYEKNSFINLTAHGKELAEIVLKKHLILVNFLENILLLDTEKAEEEACRIEHSIDQDTAKRIKNLSSYLSVSFKDLPADLNKIILG; encoded by the coding sequence ATGGAAAAAAAAGTAAAGCTGACACCCAGCCTGGAAGACTATTTGGAAGCCATCCTTCAACTCGAAGAGAAAAACAGAGTCGCCAGAGTTAAAGATATTGCAGAGAAGCTTTCTGTACAGATGCCTTCTGTCACGGGGGCTTTGAAGAACCTGAAATCAAAGGGATTGATCGAGTATGAAAAAAACTCTTTCATCAACCTAACAGCTCATGGAAAGGAACTGGCTGAAATTGTTCTCAAAAAACATCTCATCCTGGTGAATTTCCTGGAGAACATTCTTCTCCTGGACACAGAAAAAGCCGAAGAGGAAGCCTGTAGAATTGAACATTCCATCGATCAGGACACAGCCAAACGCATCAAGAACCTGAGTTCCTACCTGAGTGTAAGTTTTAAGGATTTACCTGCAGACCTCAATAAAATAATACTGGGATAA
- a CDS encoding dihydroorotate dehydrogenase electron transfer subunit, translating into MKNFISKILGQKSIARGYVELELSWPEDCETPKPGQFLTIRIQDQPVPLLRRPFALSSFNLDKRSASIVYQVRGKGTRILESLPAGSSLDILSPLGNSFTNPSKEETAILVAGGIGLGPILYFARELDRAGMNTILVFGCRDKTLIPNLPPLKNGSIQYCTDDGSAGFSGSSVAYLESLSLKELSQPRLYACGPTGMLRACHNFALKADLPCETAMEEMMACGVGACMGCVVELEGKEQKYARVCKDGPVFQSRDIKWT; encoded by the coding sequence ATGAAGAACTTTATATCAAAAATCCTCGGACAAAAATCTATTGCCCGGGGATATGTGGAGCTTGAACTCTCTTGGCCTGAGGACTGTGAGACACCAAAACCGGGACAGTTTCTAACCATCCGCATTCAGGATCAGCCTGTCCCCCTCCTACGCAGACCCTTTGCTCTTTCATCTTTTAACCTTGATAAAAGAAGCGCCTCTATTGTCTATCAGGTCCGAGGAAAAGGCACCCGCATACTGGAATCTTTACCAGCTGGATCTTCACTGGATATTTTAAGCCCTCTTGGAAATAGTTTCACAAATCCTTCAAAAGAGGAAACAGCAATCCTCGTTGCCGGAGGCATCGGCCTGGGTCCCATCTTGTATTTTGCACGGGAGCTGGATAGAGCCGGCATGAACACCATATTGGTGTTCGGATGCCGGGACAAGACCCTGATCCCCAATCTGCCCCCCCTCAAAAATGGGAGCATCCAGTACTGCACAGATGATGGATCGGCAGGATTCTCAGGCAGTTCTGTAGCCTATTTAGAAAGTCTGTCACTCAAGGAGCTCTCTCAGCCACGCCTCTATGCCTGTGGACCAACGGGTATGTTAAGGGCCTGTCATAATTTTGCACTCAAGGCGGACCTGCCTTGCGAAACGGCAATGGAGGAGATGATGGCCTGTGGCGTGGGAGCCTGTATGGGCTGTGTCGTTGAGTTAGAAGGTAAAGAACAAAAATACGCCCGGGTCTGCAAAGACGGCCCGGTATTTCAATCCAGGGATATAAAATGGACCTGA
- a CDS encoding Ig-like domain repeat protein: MKKSFLYTSLMLVSLLFISCPEPLTDDVVTAALDNLAPTIEIYSPEENSNYLSVVEFSIYAEDDARTEDDGAGDIASISFSVSNDDFRGGLINISSDGQVSKDPDGGPDTIVYDPESGIIEFSISTIEPNILNGFISVTITVTDRNNNSTQESISLFESDGPIADITLVDSYGNAKKYLAQEDIYLSGTVSNSEDDPNSASEIAEIGFTLADTIIGSLIIDKTETYVDSYSADTLSYYNSSTGLYERRIDGYPDESYAGLFTFDPETMEVDASIYIKDNLEGQGSIIMSFTAIDQNDHEIEKNIFISENTIGPDVTPKVINDGVYGYFSTNTGEADLVTGTIVEDSADISEFVFKLTNGTVFTSFYDGADNLAPGVTVDDAGNSFEIDITSHLSILTADDDYDTDTPTYIDIEVVGSNGVSTSLRRLLYEDSEAPEIDDYSIVSNHSIEAYNSYSNETHNLTIDFSASDNVADVDSDQVFIDVYIGSVSDTLSGVGDHSFTALASDNWSSSVASDENVPVKIVIKDRLSNESIYCNESHPDSGSADVILPENVMYYSGAPAVVTSGSLGANGVSATVYSSDGPNSEYGNDAASFHLSVSSGRKLQIPNVVVGTASAAEMTGAVGDTSFTYVQSLSALSSHLSDEAQIPFTASISDMAGNIATIDEENSYDSSFVIYDNTAPDLSNFSIDLVGGAGAGSAYLNADSSDLNTYIQLVNTDGELTLLDENFRGYQFSYSTAFSGLASDDLNDTTAPYTIPYTTFIPDAVEGSSHTLRIRVYDLAGNYTDEDSTVSFTLDTVAPNITATSFTNIDGTNSEYAKDSETIRLMLTHDADSSGIDLTNSSVSIGSDEGIVSSIISTTSIQFDYETIPYDSGNPLEPYDESDENITFDVTLKDKAGNSASPITSVSSGLAVMYYSGAPAVVTSGSLGANGVSATVYSSDGPNSEYGNDAASFHLSMSSGRKLQIPNVVVGTASAAEMTGTAGDTSFTYVQSLSALSSYLSDEAQIPFTASISDMAGNIATIDEENSYDSSFVIYDNTAPDLSNFSIDLVGGAGAGSAYLNADSSDLNTYIQLVNTDGELTLLDENFRGYQFSYSTAFSGLASDDLNDTTAPYTIPYTTFIPDAVEGSSHTLRIRVYDLAGNYTDEDSTVSFTLDTVAPNITATSFTNIDGTNSEYAKDSETIQLMLTHDADSSGIDLTNSSVSIGSDEGIVSSIISTTSIQFDYETIPYDSGNPLEPYDESDENITFDVTLKDKAGNSASPITSVSSGLAVMFYSGAPAVVTSGSLGANGVSATVYSSDGPNSEYGNDAATFHLSVSSGRKLQIPNVVVGTASAAEMTGTAGDTSFTYVQSLSALSSHLSDEAQIPFTASISDMAGNIATINQENSYDSSFVIYDNTAPDLSNFSIDLVGGAGAGSAYLNADSSDLNTYIQLVNTDGELTLLDENYRGYQFSYSTAFSGLASDDLNDTTAPYTIPYTTFIPDAVEGSSHTLRIRVYDLAGNYTDEDSTVSFTLDTVAPTIHASGNSESTVLTIDTTDIGSPALEEIALTNGPSNVEGGTAGNTTYTIDTATTFTVGTTYEFTAPIVTDDAGNSSNNSFDIVYGTGSDLVVSGLSTTLTTIQPLVSSNQTGTSSFKSISTYDDSEFRRYSKVIESLQTSSVSQTYDTQVSKSIVSSDSERSRLSIRPVLTTKFVKSNAIPSRPVKEREMEDFDISDEVLAEAMAQVEMNQAEYQASVQKILGPELSRAELKELNIRMEPVIVTAEVITVSTTPFLMGTSTQVDVILSDSSENHEDPFQYLGLQILGWFLAGLLTTGFILLMKKMSGT; the protein is encoded by the coding sequence ATGAAAAAGTCGTTTCTATACACCAGCCTTATGCTTGTGTCTCTTTTATTCATCTCCTGTCCGGAACCTTTAACGGATGATGTGGTCACAGCAGCCCTGGATAATTTAGCCCCGACGATTGAAATCTATTCGCCTGAAGAGAATTCAAATTATTTGTCTGTTGTCGAATTTTCAATATATGCAGAGGATGATGCCAGAACCGAAGATGATGGTGCTGGTGATATCGCCTCTATCTCCTTTTCTGTGTCTAATGATGATTTTAGAGGAGGCCTCATTAACATAAGTTCCGATGGTCAGGTTTCAAAAGATCCCGATGGTGGACCCGATACAATTGTGTATGATCCTGAATCTGGAATCATCGAATTTTCCATTTCAACCATAGAACCCAACATCCTCAATGGTTTCATCTCTGTGACTATTACTGTAACAGATCGGAATAATAATTCAACCCAGGAAAGTATTTCCTTATTTGAAAGCGATGGACCTATCGCTGATATAACGCTGGTAGATTCATATGGCAATGCTAAAAAGTATTTGGCCCAGGAAGATATATATTTGTCTGGAACGGTCAGCAATTCCGAAGATGATCCAAATTCAGCCAGTGAAATTGCCGAAATAGGCTTTACTCTGGCTGATACAATCATTGGGAGTTTGATCATAGATAAAACAGAGACCTATGTGGATAGTTATAGCGCTGATACACTCAGCTATTATAATAGCTCTACTGGTCTATATGAGCGTAGGATTGATGGATATCCCGATGAGAGTTATGCAGGTTTATTCACTTTCGATCCTGAAACGATGGAAGTCGATGCTTCTATTTATATTAAAGATAACCTGGAAGGGCAGGGGTCAATTATCATGAGCTTTACGGCCATTGACCAAAATGATCATGAGATCGAGAAAAATATTTTTATCTCAGAGAACACCATTGGACCGGATGTGACGCCAAAAGTCATTAATGATGGTGTTTATGGTTATTTCTCTACCAATACGGGTGAAGCAGACCTTGTTACAGGTACGATTGTTGAAGATAGTGCTGATATTTCAGAATTTGTATTTAAACTAACGAACGGAACAGTTTTCACTTCCTTTTATGATGGTGCAGATAATCTTGCTCCTGGTGTTACTGTTGATGATGCAGGGAATAGCTTTGAGATAGATATAACAAGCCATTTAAGTATTTTGACCGCTGATGATGATTATGACACAGATACTCCTACCTATATTGATATAGAAGTTGTCGGATCTAATGGCGTTTCTACATCGTTAAGGAGACTCCTGTATGAGGACAGCGAAGCTCCTGAAATAGATGATTACTCAATTGTAAGTAATCATTCTATTGAAGCCTATAATTCATATAGTAATGAAACTCATAATTTAACCATAGATTTTTCAGCAAGTGATAATGTCGCTGATGTTGATAGCGACCAAGTCTTTATTGATGTGTATATTGGTTCCGTTTCTGATACTCTTTCCGGAGTTGGAGATCATAGTTTTACTGCATTAGCATCGGATAACTGGAGTAGCAGTGTTGCCAGTGATGAAAATGTTCCTGTTAAGATAGTTATTAAAGATAGACTGTCAAATGAATCCATTTATTGTAATGAAAGCCATCCTGATTCTGGATCTGCAGATGTCATTCTCCCTGAAAATGTGATGTACTATTCTGGAGCCCCGGCAGTGGTCACCTCCGGTAGTTTGGGTGCTAATGGTGTCAGTGCGACTGTTTACAGCAGCGATGGCCCTAATTCAGAATATGGGAATGATGCCGCATCATTCCATCTGTCTGTGAGCTCCGGTCGAAAACTTCAAATACCGAATGTCGTTGTAGGGACGGCGTCAGCAGCTGAGATGACTGGTGCTGTGGGAGATACTTCCTTCACTTATGTGCAGTCCTTAAGTGCGCTTTCTAGCCATCTTAGCGATGAGGCGCAAATCCCTTTTACTGCCTCCATCAGCGATATGGCAGGCAACATTGCGACAATAGATGAAGAGAATAGTTATGATTCCAGCTTTGTTATCTATGATAATACAGCACCGGATCTTTCGAATTTTTCAATTGATCTAGTGGGTGGTGCGGGAGCCGGATCAGCCTACCTCAATGCAGATTCAAGTGATTTGAATACTTACATCCAACTGGTCAATACTGACGGTGAATTGACCTTGCTCGATGAGAATTTCCGGGGATATCAATTCAGTTATTCCACCGCTTTTTCAGGATTGGCCTCTGATGATTTAAACGATACAACAGCACCATATACTATTCCATATACGACATTTATTCCCGATGCCGTGGAAGGCAGCAGTCATACTCTCCGGATCAGGGTTTACGACCTGGCCGGGAATTACACGGATGAAGACAGTACAGTCTCCTTTACTCTGGATACTGTGGCACCGAATATTACGGCAACAAGTTTCACCAATATCGATGGGACGAACTCCGAATACGCCAAAGATTCTGAAACGATTCGCTTGATGTTGACTCATGATGCAGACAGCTCCGGTATTGATTTAACCAACAGTTCCGTCAGTATCGGATCGGATGAAGGAATTGTCTCATCCATAATAAGTACAACTTCGATTCAGTTTGATTATGAAACGATTCCCTATGATTCTGGTAATCCCCTGGAGCCTTACGACGAGTCAGACGAAAATATTACTTTTGATGTGACTCTAAAAGATAAAGCCGGGAACAGCGCCTCTCCCATTACATCGGTCTCATCCGGCCTGGCCGTCATGTACTATTCTGGAGCCCCGGCAGTGGTCACCTCCGGTAGTTTGGGCGCTAATGGTGTCAGTGCGACTGTTTACAGCAGCGATGGCCCTAATTCAGAATATGGAAATGATGCCGCATCATTCCATCTGTCTATGAGCTCCGGTCGAAAACTTCAAATACCGAATGTCGTTGTAGGGACGGCGTCAGCAGCTGAGATGACTGGTACTGCGGGAGATACTTCCTTCACTTATGTGCAGTCCTTAAGTGCGCTTTCTAGCTATCTTAGCGATGAGGCGCAAATCCCTTTTACTGCCTCTATCAGCGATATGGCAGGTAATATTGCGACAATAGATGAAGAGAATAGCTATGATTCCAGCTTTGTTATCTATGATAATACAGCACCGGATCTTTCGAATTTTTCAATTGATCTAGTGGGTGGTGCGGGAGCCGGATCAGCCTACCTCAATGCAGATTCAAGTGATTTGAATACTTACATCCAACTGGTCAATACTGACGGTGAATTGACCTTGCTCGATGAGAATTTCCGGGGATATCAATTCAGTTATTCCACCGCTTTTTCAGGATTGGCCTCTGATGATTTAAACGATACAACAGCACCATATACTATTCCATATACGACATTTATTCCCGATGCCGTGGAAGGCAGCAGTCATACTCTCCGGATCAGGGTTTACGACCTGGCCGGGAATTACACGGATGAAGACAGTACAGTCTCCTTTACTCTGGATACTGTGGCACCGAATATTACGGCAACAAGTTTCACCAATATCGATGGGACGAACTCCGAATACGCCAAAGATTCTGAAACGATTCAATTGATGTTGACTCATGATGCAGACAGCTCCGGTATTGATTTAACCAACAGTTCCGTCAGTATCGGATCGGATGAAGGAATTGTCTCATCCATAATAAGTACAACTTCGATTCAGTTTGATTATGAAACGATTCCCTATGATTCTGGTAATCCCCTGGAGCCTTACGACGAGTCAGACGAAAATATTACTTTTGATGTGACTCTAAAAGATAAAGCCGGGAACAGCGCCTCTCCTATTACATCGGTCTCATCCGGCCTGGCCGTCATGTTCTATTCTGGAGCCCCGGCAGTGGTCACCTCCGGTAGTTTGGGCGCTAATGGTGTCAGTGCGACTGTTTACAGCAGCGATGGCCCTAATTCAGAATATGGAAATGATGCAGCAACATTCCATCTGTCTGTGAGCTCCGGTCGAAAACTTCAAATACCGAATGTCGTTGTAGGGACGGCGTCAGCAGCTGAGATGACTGGTACTGCGGGAGATACTTCCTTCACTTATGTGCAGTCCTTAAGTGCGCTTTCTAGCCATCTTAGCGATGAGGCGCAAATCCCTTTTACTGCCTCCATCAGCGATATGGCAGGTAATATTGCGACAATAAATCAAGAGAATAGTTATGATTCCAGCTTTGTTATCTATGATAATACAGCACCGGATCTTTCGAACTTTTCAATAGATCTTGTGGGTGGTGCGGGAGCCGGATCAGCCTACCTCAATGCAGATTCAAGTGATTTGAATACTTACATCCAACTGGTCAATACTGATGGTGAATTAACCTTGCTCGATGAGAATTACCGGGGATATCAATTCAGTTATTCCACCGCTTTTTCAGGATTGGCCTCTGATGATTTAAACGATACAACAGCACCATATACTATTCCATATACGACATTTATTCCCGATGCCGTGGAAGGCAGCAGTCATACTCTCCGGATCAGGGTTTACGACCTGGCCGGGAATTACACGGATGAAGACAGTACAGTCTCCTTTACTCTGGATACTGTGGCACCGACAATTCATGCTAGTGGGAATTCTGAATCTACCGTCCTAACCATCGATACAACAGACATCGGTTCTCCCGCATTAGAAGAAATTGCTTTGACAAATGGACCTTCAAATGTCGAAGGAGGAACAGCAGGTAATACGACTTACACGATCGATACTGCAACCACATTTACCGTTGGTACAACATATGAGTTTACGGCTCCTATTGTTACAGATGACGCGGGGAATTCGAGCAATAATAGTTTTGATATTGTATATGGTACGGGGAGTGATCTAGTTGTCTCCGGTCTCTCCACAACTCTTACTACTATTCAGCCTCTTGTTAGTTCTAACCAGACAGGGACCTCTAGTTTTAAATCCATCAGCACCTATGATGATTCAGAATTCCGTCGTTATTCTAAGGTCATTGAATCATTACAGACTAGCAGCGTCTCTCAAACCTATGATACTCAAGTCTCTAAATCAATTGTTTCAAGCGATTCAGAACGCAGCAGATTGTCCATCCGGCCTGTCCTCACAACCAAGTTTGTCAAATCTAATGCTATTCCTTCACGTCCTGTAAAAGAACGGGAAATGGAAGATTTTGATATTTCGGATGAAGTTCTGGCAGAAGCCATGGCTCAGGTGGAAATGAACCAGGCCGAATACCAGGCCAGTGTGCAGAAGATCCTGGGGCCTGAATTGAGTAGAGCAGAATTAAAAGAGTTAAACATCAGGATGGAACCGGTCATTGTCACAGCTGAGGTGATCACAGTGTCTACAACACCCTTCCTTATGGGAACATCGACTCAGGTCGATGTGATCCTCTCGGATTCGTCAGAAAACCATGAAGATCCGTTTCAGTACCTGGGACTGCAGATTTTGGGTTGGTTCCTGGCTGGACTTTTGACTACCGGGTTTATTCTGTTGATGAAAAAAATGAGTGGAACATGA
- the rpmB gene encoding 50S ribosomal protein L28 → MSRKCEICGKGTVAGHSVPRKGLPKKKGGAGQHIGVKSKRTFKPNLLKIKALVSGTPKSMKVCTRCLKAGKVVKA, encoded by the coding sequence ATGTCTCGAAAATGTGAAATCTGTGGAAAAGGTACTGTTGCGGGACACAGTGTACCCAGAAAAGGTCTTCCCAAGAAGAAAGGTGGAGCCGGTCAGCATATCGGTGTTAAGTCTAAAAGGACTTTCAAACCTAACCTTCTGAAGATAAAAGCCCTTGTTTCCGGTACACCCAAGTCCATGAAAGTTTGTACCCGCTGTCTTAAGGCAGGGAAAGTCGTAAAAGCTTAA
- a CDS encoding MBL fold metallo-hydrolase, translating to MKMKLLGTGTSHGIPVAGCSCPVCQSERLENKRYRCSLWIQEDETNLIIDTSPEFRLQAVRAGISKVDAVLFTHAHADHLHGIDDLRPFSWKKEIPIYAQKNVIKEIQERFPYIFTAPKQGGGTPNIKANLFPDQGSLSIGPLKITAIPVMHGNLGIFGYRIGNAAYITDCSCIPDSSYALLKDLDLLILGALRYKPHETHFSVPQAIEVIKKISPGRAYLTHLCHDLDHFQLKADLPKGIEPAWDGLEITLT from the coding sequence ATGAAAATGAAACTATTGGGCACTGGTACATCTCATGGAATACCAGTTGCCGGATGCAGCTGTCCCGTTTGTCAATCAGAACGATTAGAAAATAAAAGATACCGCTGTTCCCTGTGGATTCAAGAGGATGAGACAAATCTTATCATCGATACGTCTCCTGAATTCCGTCTTCAGGCTGTCAGGGCCGGAATATCAAAGGTTGATGCCGTACTGTTCACCCATGCCCATGCAGATCATCTCCATGGTATTGATGATTTGAGACCTTTCAGTTGGAAAAAAGAGATTCCCATTTATGCCCAGAAAAATGTGATCAAGGAAATCCAGGAACGATTTCCCTATATATTCACAGCTCCGAAACAGGGTGGGGGTACACCAAATATTAAAGCGAATTTGTTTCCGGATCAGGGGAGCCTGTCTATCGGCCCTTTGAAGATCACTGCCATTCCTGTGATGCACGGGAATCTCGGGATTTTCGGATACAGAATAGGAAACGCCGCCTATATAACCGATTGCAGCTGCATTCCCGACTCCAGTTATGCCTTATTGAAGGATTTAGATCTGCTTATCTTGGGAGCCCTGCGATACAAACCGCACGAAACACATTTTTCTGTTCCGCAGGCCATTGAAGTTATAAAAAAAATAAGCCCTGGAAGGGCTTATCTGACACATTTATGTCATGATTTGGATCATTTTCAGTTAAAAGCAGATCTTCCAAAGGGAATTGAACCTGCCTGGGATGGATTAGAAATAACCCTCACCTGA
- the clpB gene encoding ATP-dependent chaperone ClpB has translation MASQNFTIKAQEAIAESSRLAGQYNHSLIDEEHLLLALMKQSDGVIPPLMDRLGISKESLQDELLQILSSKPRAYGDNLEAAASPELRKLLIKAEQEASALKDEFISTEHLLLAMAASQGLGSGLLKRFGVNKDGILKALVSVRGSQRVTSENPENQYQVLDRYCRDLTALARKDKLDPVIGRDEEIRRVMQVLSRRTKNNPVLIGEPGVGKTAIAEGLALRIVQGDVPDSLKDKQLLALDLGALVAGAKFRGEFEERLKAVIKEITEADGRIILFIDELHSIMGAGAAEGSTDASNLLKPALARGELRTIGATTLDEYRKHIEKDPAFERRFQQVYTSEPSVEDSITILRGIKERYEVHHGVRIRDEALISAAVLSDRYITSRFLPDKAIDLIDEAASRLKMEIESQPVELDRLERKILQLEIEKQSLSSEPDDASKERLALISRTLGNLQSERDSLHLQWQNEKNVITGIRDLNSRMEELKRQEVQFERDGNLSGAAEIKHGTIPQVQIELAAASKELQRIQGEKSLLREEVREEDIARVVSTWTGIPVDKMLSSEKEKYLILEETLSQRVIGQETAVKTVSNAIRRNKSGLSDLGRPLGSFIFLGPTGVGKTELAKTLADFLFNDEKALTRIDMSEYMEKFSVSRLVGAPPGYVGYEEGGQLTEAVRRRPYSVVLFDEIEKAHPDVFNILLQLLDDGRLTDSQGRIVNFRNAIIIMTSNLGSSVILEKGNGEETNTILRDLLKSTFKPEFLNRIDDIITFNSLKKEHIRGIVRLLISELTHRLVEKKMKFEISDEALDWLAEVGFDPAYGARPLRRAVQNMIQNPLSVEILSDRFVEGDTVYCKKEGDTLVFSTTP, from the coding sequence ATGGCTTCACAAAATTTTACCATAAAGGCACAGGAAGCAATTGCAGAGTCTTCCAGACTGGCCGGTCAATATAATCACAGCCTCATCGATGAAGAACACCTTCTTCTGGCTCTTATGAAACAAAGCGATGGCGTGATCCCTCCTTTGATGGACCGCCTGGGAATTTCAAAAGAGTCCCTTCAGGATGAGCTCCTGCAGATCCTATCGTCCAAACCTAGAGCCTACGGGGATAATCTGGAAGCAGCGGCGTCTCCAGAGCTGCGGAAATTGCTGATAAAGGCCGAACAGGAGGCTTCTGCTCTCAAGGATGAGTTCATCTCCACGGAACACCTCTTGCTGGCGATGGCCGCCTCTCAGGGCCTGGGAAGCGGGCTTTTGAAACGTTTTGGTGTGAACAAGGATGGTATATTGAAAGCCCTTGTTTCAGTGAGAGGTTCACAGAGGGTTACATCTGAAAATCCAGAAAACCAGTACCAGGTTCTGGATCGTTATTGCCGGGATCTCACAGCTCTGGCCAGAAAAGATAAGCTGGACCCCGTTATCGGGAGAGACGAAGAAATCAGAAGGGTTATGCAGGTTTTATCCCGCAGGACAAAAAATAATCCTGTCCTCATTGGAGAACCGGGTGTTGGTAAAACGGCCATTGCCGAAGGGTTGGCCCTGAGGATTGTTCAGGGAGACGTGCCCGATTCCCTGAAGGACAAGCAACTTCTGGCACTAGATTTGGGGGCTTTAGTGGCGGGTGCCAAATTCCGAGGTGAATTTGAAGAGCGTCTCAAGGCGGTCATCAAGGAAATCACCGAGGCTGACGGACGCATCATCCTCTTTATTGATGAACTTCATTCCATCATGGGGGCCGGTGCTGCCGAGGGATCTACAGATGCCTCTAACCTGCTCAAGCCAGCTTTGGCAAGGGGTGAACTCCGGACTATCGGAGCCACGACCTTAGATGAATATCGGAAGCATATTGAAAAAGACCCGGCCTTTGAACGCCGGTTTCAGCAGGTTTATACATCCGAACCCAGTGTGGAGGACTCGATCACAATTCTCAGGGGTATCAAGGAACGATACGAGGTGCATCATGGTGTTCGTATCCGGGACGAAGCTCTCATCTCTGCAGCGGTCCTTTCTGACAGGTATATCACTTCCCGGTTTCTTCCGGACAAAGCCATCGATCTGATCGATGAAGCCGCCAGTCGTCTTAAAATGGAAATTGAGAGTCAGCCTGTGGAGTTGGACCGGCTGGAACGGAAGATCCTACAGCTGGAAATTGAGAAACAATCCCTGTCATCAGAACCGGATGATGCTTCCAAGGAGCGCTTGGCGCTTATCTCCAGAACTCTGGGGAACCTCCAGTCAGAAAGAGACTCTCTCCATCTTCAATGGCAAAATGAGAAGAATGTCATTACGGGTATCCGCGACTTGAATTCCAGGATGGAAGAGCTGAAAAGACAGGAAGTCCAGTTTGAGCGAGACGGGAATCTATCGGGAGCCGCAGAAATAAAGCATGGAACCATACCCCAGGTTCAGATTGAACTTGCAGCTGCCTCTAAAGAACTACAGAGAATCCAGGGAGAAAAGAGTTTGCTCAGGGAGGAAGTCAGAGAAGAAGACATCGCCCGAGTGGTTTCCACCTGGACGGGAATCCCTGTGGATAAAATGCTCTCCTCCGAGAAGGAAAAATATCTGATTCTGGAAGAGACTCTTAGTCAGAGGGTCATCGGTCAGGAGACAGCTGTTAAGACTGTCTCCAATGCCATACGCAGGAATAAAAGTGGACTATCAGATCTTGGACGGCCACTGGGTTCCTTCATCTTTTTGGGACCTACGGGGGTTGGAAAAACAGAACTGGCCAAGACTCTGGCAGACTTTCTCTTCAATGATGAAAAAGCCCTGACCAGAATTGATATGAGTGAATATATGGAAAAGTTCTCGGTTTCCCGTCTTGTGGGAGCCCCTCCTGGGTATGTGGGTTATGAAGAGGGAGGTCAGCTCACCGAAGCGGTCAGAAGGCGGCCCTATTCTGTCGTCCTTTTTGATGAGATTGAGAAGGCCCATCCCGATGTCTTCAACATCCTGCTGCAGCTGTTGGATGACGGACGGCTGACGGACAGTCAGGGACGGATTGTGAATTTCCGGAATGCTATCATCATCATGACGAGTAATCTGGGCTCCAGTGTTATCTTGGAAAAGGGCAATGGAGAAGAGACGAATACCATTTTGCGTGATCTGTTGAAGAGTACTTTTAAACCGGAGTTTCTCAACAGGATTGATGACATCATCACCTTTAACAGCCTGAAGAAGGAACATATCCGAGGCATTGTCAGACTCCTTATTTCCGAGCTGACTCATAGGCTTGTAGAGAAAAAGATGAAATTTGAAATTTCTGATGAGGCCCTTGATTGGCTGGCCGAGGTCGGGTTTGATCCGGCATATGGAGCCCGCCCTCTAAGGAGAGCTGTTCAGAATATGATACAGAATCCTCTGTCGGTAGAGATTTTAAGTGATCGCTTTGTAGAGGGAGATACAGTGTATTGCAAAAAAGAAGGGGATACTCTGGTATTTAGTACTACACCCTAG
- a CDS encoding DUF3783 domain-containing protein, with translation MQQEMCLFRGFTKDQATQALNLLSQEGGEFNTRFAPMTDSMETMKMEELITALFEGTALGGKALTEGQRVVLMAVTQKERAVTVMRAVKSVSEDPQDIVFAMVTQTALQWTLQEYIDHISEEHEYMKTHNPADDPDMKKV, from the coding sequence ATGCAGCAGGAAATGTGTTTATTCAGAGGATTTACTAAAGATCAGGCTACTCAGGCTCTGAATCTCCTATCTCAAGAAGGAGGTGAATTTAATACGAGATTCGCACCCATGACAGACAGCATGGAGACCATGAAAATGGAAGAATTGATTACGGCCTTGTTTGAAGGAACAGCCTTGGGCGGAAAGGCTCTCACCGAGGGCCAGAGAGTGGTCCTCATGGCTGTAACCCAGAAAGAAAGGGCTGTAACTGTGATGAGAGCGGTCAAGTCCGTCTCAGAGGACCCTCAGGACATTGTTTTTGCCATGGTCACCCAGACGGCCTTGCAATGGACTCTTCAGGAGTACATAGACCATATTTCTGAAGAACATGAGTATATGAAGACCCACAACCCCGCCGATGACCCGGATATGAAGAAGGTCTGA